Below is a genomic region from Coprobacter tertius.
ATATATCCCGGTTCTTAATGGGATGTTTAATCACCGGATGCCCCTGTCCGGGAATTTTAAGATCCACCGCTTTATTCAATCCGATAGCATATAGTTTATCCACGAATTCCTGAGGACGGTTTCCATAGCCTTTCAGAATCAGTTTTGCAATTCCTATATTAGAGGAATACCAGATTGCCTGAGCAGCACTGATACGATGATAGCCTCCGTGGTTAGCATTGTGGTCGGTCATGCGCCTGTTAGCATACATAAAGATACCGTTGCCCACATCGACAGTATCATTTGGAGATACTTTTCCGTCATCGAGGGCAACCATCATCGAAGCGACCTTGAAAGTCGAGCCCGGTTCGAGTTGGTCGGCCACTGCGTGATTACGCGTTTCGGCGTATATGCCGGCATAATTTTTCTCGATGTTGGTGATCGATTTTACTTCACCGGTTTTTACATCCATCACAACGGCAGTTCCCGATTCGGCATCGGTTTTAGTCAACATATCGACAAGCGCCTTTTCTGTGATGTCTTGTATATTTATATCGATGGTTGTGTATATATCCATGCCGTTTACCGGTTCTACATTTGCAATATTTACCCAACGTCCTCTTACTTTTTGTTTAGTGCAGGTTCCGGGAATTCCTCGTAATAACGAGTCGTAGGCCAGTTCTATTCCGTTTTTCCCTCCTTTTTCATATTCTCCGTAAATGTCTCCGATTGTTCTCGAGGCTAGCGATTTAAATGGTTTTATGCGTCTTACCATTCGTTTGGTATAAAATCCGCTTTTGTTTGGACCCATCGAAAGAAAGGGGAATTTACGTATTTCTTTCATGTCGGTGTACGACACTCTTTTTCCGTATATAGGGTATTGACGGCTTTTTTTACGGTATCCTTTCAGTAAATGGGCTTCGTATCCGGCCGGTGACCGATCTCCGAATTTTTTGGATAACGCTTTACTAAGAGGCCCTATATATTTCATGAGCGTATCCCGTTTGAGTCCGTCTGCTTTAAAGTCGATATAAAGGTAATATTGTGGAATGCTGCTGGCCATAAGTCGCCCGTCAGTAGCGAAAATATTTCCACGGTTCGGTAATAAAATCACGTCTTCGATTTTCAGGGAATCGGCTTTCTTTTGCCAGTGTTCGCCTTCTACGAAATATGTACGGCCGGCCCTGTAAACGATAGCAACGCATATACACAGTATAATAACGATGATGATAGAATACCTGAATAATATGTTTCCTTTATCTGCTGTCATTTTTCAGATTTTTTCATCAGTTTGTAGGGCGGTTGTTTTGCCTCTTCAAGAGGGATCCCCTTTGTTTCGATTAATTTTTTTACTTGAGATTGCCGGCTGCTTCCCATTAATTCAGAAGATAGTGTCAGGGCTTCATATCGGATATCTGTCAATTGTTTCTGTAAACTACCGATTTCTGCAATTTTTTGTTGACAGGTGTACCTGTTGCTGATATATACGAGGATGAGAAAAACGATAAGTAATATATTTTTCCATTGCCTGATGAGGAAATCATTTGAAATGAACCGGCCCTGGAACAAGCTTTTTATTCTGAATTTTTCCCTGATTTCGGGTTCGGGTGTTTCTTGCTTTTGTTCTTTAGTCGACATTCTCGTATTATCCTTTATGAGTTGTGAATTTTAGTTTATAATTTTTCCGCAATACGTAATTTTGCACTCCGTGAGCGGGGGTTACGTTCTATTTCTTCATTCGAAGGCACGATTACTTTTGTATTTACTGCCCGCAGGGGGGTAGCGATGTGCCCGTAAAGGTCGGTTTCGCTTTTACCTTCGAAATTTCCTGTTTTTATATAGTTCTTAACCATTCGGTCCTCCAAAGAATGATAGGTAAGTATCACCAGACGGCCTCCTGGTTTCAATAATTCGGTTGCTTGTACGAGTAATCGTCGCAAGGCCTCCATTTCATGATTTACCTCGATACGCAGAGCCTGAAACAGTTGTGCGAGTTCTTTTTTTTCTTGCTTACGATTAATGTAAGGTTTAATGATGTCGAGCAGTTCTCCTGTTTCGTTGATTTTTTTATTACAGCGGGCTTTTACGATAGCCGAGGCAATACGCCGGGATGATTTCAACTCGCCATACAAATAAAAAATATCTGCCAGTTTTTCTTCATTGTACTCGTTGATAATGTCGGCAGCAGATTTTCCCGATCGATTATTCATGCGCATATCGAGTCGTCCTTCGAAACGGAAAGAAAACCCTCTTTCCGAATCATCGAAATGGTGAAAGGATACGCCTAAATCAGCTAAAAGACCATCGATTTGATCTACATCGTGATAACGCATAAAATTTTTCAGAAATCTGAAATTGCTGCGTATAAAAGTAAAACGTGTATCTTCGATAATATTCTTTTCGGCATCTTCATCCTGATCGAATGCATATAGACTACCGTTTTTTTCGAGCTTCGATAAAATCGCACGGGAATGGCCTCCACCTCCGAACGTAACATCCACATACATGCCGCCTGGGTTTATATTGAGGCCATTTATACATTCGTTCAATAAAGCAGGTATATGATATACAGGGTGTTGTATCATTATAAAGCCGATAAATTCGTTCCTATTTTTAGCAGGTAAAGTTATGAATAATTATTTTATTCATATTAAAGAATATGCGTATTTTTTACCGAAAAGTTATTAACAATCTATATATGGTGTATATCGTTGGTATTTATGTATTTATGAGATATTATCTTATCTTTTTGTGAAAGTTTTCTGAAAATGAAGAAAACGCCGAAATGACAAGATTAAAAGAAATTTGGAACATATTTTTATTGATGCGGCGAATAATAGAAAAAATTGATGTAATTTTGTACGCTTATTTTTTTAGAAAAATAGATGAAGTCTGAACCTTTACAGATAGATATTGAAAAAGTAATCCGGCAGAAAGCCCCCGGTGTGAGTCGGCGTATTCCTGGATTTGTATACCGGTTTCTTGAAAAGACCATTTGTCAGGACCGTATGAACTACATTCTGCGTAAATATAATGGCCAGGAAGGTGTAGATTTTGCTTCTGCATTGTTGGATGAATTAAATGTGAAGATTGAAATCGTAGGCGAAGAGAATATTCCGGCGGAGGGCCGTTTTACGTTTGCTTCGAATCATCCTTTGGGGGGGCTCGACGGCATTGCCCTTGTTTCGGTTTTTGGTAAGAGATACCATTCTGGAATAAAATTTGTCGTTAACGATTTGCTGATGAACGTTGCACCGCTTGCTTCGGTGTTTATTCCGATAAACAAACATGGAGGTCAGGCTAAGGATGCCGCTAATATTCTTCAGGATGCTTATTTATCCGAAGACCAAATATTTGTATTTCCGGCCGGTCTTGTTTCACGTTTGCAGCCCGGAGGGATCTGTGATCTTGAATGGAAAAAGAATTTTATTGCCAAAACGATTCAATATCAGCGTGATGTAATTCCGTTATATTTTGAAGGTCGCAATTCTGCATTTTTTTATCGGTTAGCAAAAATAAGAAAGAGTTTAGGAATAAAATTCAATATAGAAATGATATATTTGCCTAGCGAAATGTTTAAAAGTGAAAATAAGACATTTAGAATACACATTGGGAAACCTATACCCTGGCAAACTTTCGATAAGTCGAAGACTTTAGGACAGTGGGCTTCAGAAGTGAAAGATATAGTGTATGCGTTAAAATGATAGGTAAATCCGTAGTGTTATGGAAAATATAATCGCGCCGATAGACAAAGAACTGATCATTTCCGAACTTACTCCGGAGCGTTTTTTGCGTTCTACCCGAAAGGCCAATAACGAAATTTATATACTCGATTGTTATAATGCGCCTAATACCTTGCAGGAAATAGGGCGTTTACGTGAGATTGCATTCCGCGCAGCTGGTGGTGGAACAGGAGCCTCGGTCGATATCGATGAATTCGATACGATGGATGTCCCATGTCAGCAATTAATCGTTTGGAATCCCGAAATGAAGGAGATCATCGGTGGTTACCGGTTTATTTTAGGAGAAAATGTACGGTATGACGAACAGGGAAGGCCTATTATCGCAACTTCTCATATGTTCGATTTTTCGCAACGTTTTATCGACGAATATATGCCTTATACCCTCGAGTTAGGAAGGTCTTTTGTGACACTCGAATATCAGTCGACACGTGCTGGATCGAAAGGGTTATTTGCTTTGGATAATCTTTGGGATGGTCTTGGAGCGCTTACGGTCGATTATCCTCAATTAAAATATTTTTTCGGTAAGGTGACGATGTATCCGAGTTATTCGATCGAAGGTCGTAATATGATTCTTTATTTTCTGAATAAGCACTTCCCGGATCGCGATCATCTTGTATGGCCGCGCATTCCGTTAAAAACAAATATGGATGTGGAGGAAATGTCGAAAATATTCTGTAATGAAGATTTTCAGGAAGACTATAAAATTCTTAATCAGCAGGTGAGGGCGTTGGGATATAATATACCCCCTTTAGTAAATGCTTATATGGGATTATCTCCTATGATGAAAATGTTCGGAACTGCGATTAATGATGAATTCGGAAATGTCGAGGAATCGGGAATCTTGATTGCGGTAAACGAGATACTCGAAGAAAAGCGTAATCGTCACATCGAGACTTATGATAAAGACGAAACTATAAAGTTAGTGTGATTAGTAAGAATAGATAAAAAGCGGTGAATAGATACATTTTATTCACCGCTTTTTTATTAAGGAAACGATAAAATCATATCTTTGTGTCGAGGTGGTTTTAAAGGTGTAATCGGATGTCGTATATAAGGCTCCCCTTTAATTCTAAGTGAAAGGGTTGAAATTATGAATTTACTTAAATCTTTTTTGTTTTTAGCAGTTTGTATCTTTTTTATTTCTTGTGGATCGAAACAGACTGGTCGTGTCGATAACTTCTCGGAAGTACCTGTATGGTCGGAAGATACATGTAATTAT
It encodes:
- a CDS encoding 1-acyl-sn-glycerol-3-phosphate acyltransferase, yielding MKSEPLQIDIEKVIRQKAPGVSRRIPGFVYRFLEKTICQDRMNYILRKYNGQEGVDFASALLDELNVKIEIVGEENIPAEGRFTFASNHPLGGLDGIALVSVFGKRYHSGIKFVVNDLLMNVAPLASVFIPINKHGGQAKDAANILQDAYLSEDQIFVFPAGLVSRLQPGGICDLEWKKNFIAKTIQYQRDVIPLYFEGRNSAFFYRLAKIRKSLGIKFNIEMIYLPSEMFKSENKTFRIHIGKPIPWQTFDKSKTLGQWASEVKDIVYALK
- a CDS encoding penicillin-binding protein codes for the protein MTADKGNILFRYSIIIVIILCICVAIVYRAGRTYFVEGEHWQKKADSLKIEDVILLPNRGNIFATDGRLMASSIPQYYLYIDFKADGLKRDTLMKYIGPLSKALSKKFGDRSPAGYEAHLLKGYRKKSRQYPIYGKRVSYTDMKEIRKFPFLSMGPNKSGFYTKRMVRRIKPFKSLASRTIGDIYGEYEKGGKNGIELAYDSLLRGIPGTCTKQKVRGRWVNIANVEPVNGMDIYTTIDINIQDITEKALVDMLTKTDAESGTAVVMDVKTGEVKSITNIEKNYAGIYAETRNHAVADQLEPGSTFKVASMMVALDDGKVSPNDTVDVGNGIFMYANRRMTDHNANHGGYHRISAAQAIWYSSNIGIAKLILKGYGNRPQEFVDKLYAIGLNKAVDLKIPGQGHPVIKHPIKNRDIWWKTSLPWMSFGYETQIPPIYTLMFYNAIANDGKMIKPIFVKEIRKDGVTIQTMKTEIINPHICKPKTLEIIHQMLKDVVTKGTAKAVLSDYVKIAGKTGTAQIAQGQAGYKGNGVKHRVSFCGYFPADSPRYSAIVVITNPRIGYPSGGTMSGGVVRNIAEQIYAQGIQPSIMPEEPDTIYNLLPYIKNGNFKQTASACEFLKLRYEDHVKDEQWTKTSSNNNSIQLKGLKVSDNLIPDVKGMGARDAVFLLEEKGLKVSVSGKGKVVGQTLPPGSRAVKGATIGIVLK
- a CDS encoding GNAT family N-acetyltransferase — its product is MENIIAPIDKELIISELTPERFLRSTRKANNEIYILDCYNAPNTLQEIGRLREIAFRAAGGGTGASVDIDEFDTMDVPCQQLIVWNPEMKEIIGGYRFILGENVRYDEQGRPIIATSHMFDFSQRFIDEYMPYTLELGRSFVTLEYQSTRAGSKGLFALDNLWDGLGALTVDYPQLKYFFGKVTMYPSYSIEGRNMILYFLNKHFPDRDHLVWPRIPLKTNMDVEEMSKIFCNEDFQEDYKILNQQVRALGYNIPPLVNAYMGLSPMMKMFGTAINDEFGNVEESGILIAVNEILEEKRNRHIETYDKDETIKLV
- the rsmH gene encoding 16S rRNA (cytosine(1402)-N(4))-methyltransferase RsmH; amino-acid sequence: MIQHPVYHIPALLNECINGLNINPGGMYVDVTFGGGGHSRAILSKLEKNGSLYAFDQDEDAEKNIIEDTRFTFIRSNFRFLKNFMRYHDVDQIDGLLADLGVSFHHFDDSERGFSFRFEGRLDMRMNNRSGKSAADIINEYNEEKLADIFYLYGELKSSRRIASAIVKARCNKKINETGELLDIIKPYINRKQEKKELAQLFQALRIEVNHEMEALRRLLVQATELLKPGGRLVILTYHSLEDRMVKNYIKTGNFEGKSETDLYGHIATPLRAVNTKVIVPSNEEIERNPRSRSAKLRIAEKL
- a CDS encoding FtsL-like putative cell division protein; this translates as MSTKEQKQETPEPEIREKFRIKSLFQGRFISNDFLIRQWKNILLIVFLILVYISNRYTCQQKIAEIGSLQKQLTDIRYEALTLSSELMGSSRQSQVKKLIETKGIPLEEAKQPPYKLMKKSEK